The sequence CGGGTGCCTATACACGCCCTGTGCCGTTTTGGCCAGCGCTACCATGAACTTTTTTGTGCCGGCTATTCGAGACAGCCGACATAAGCACCGGAACGACCTGCCCTGCGCTCGATCAGATTGGCGAGCCGTCGTAGGCCCGGCCCGGGTTTTGCCGGATTGCGGGCGATCGGATTGGGCAAGGTGACGGCGAGAAGTGCTGCCTGCCGGCGCGACAGCTGTTTTGCCGAAATGCCGAAATGGTGCTGTGCCGCCGCCTCGATGCCGTAGATGCCCGGCCCCCATTCGGCGATGTTGAGATAGATTTCCATGATGCGGCGTTTCGACATCACCGCGTCGAAATAGACGGCCAGCGGCAGTTCGACGACCTTGCGCACCGAGCCCAGCGGCCGCGACCACAGGAACAGGTTCTTCACCGTCTGCATGGTGATGGTCGAGGCGCCGCGCGTTGCCTCGCCGGCCAGCGCGTCGTCGACAACGCCACGCAATTCGCCGAGATCGACGCCGCGGTGGAAGCAGAACTGCCCGTCCTCAGACATGATGACCGAATGGGCCAGCACCGGCGCGACATCGTCGATCGATACCCAGCGCCGGTCATAGCCGGAGAAGGTCGCCAGGTCCTTCAGCATCAGCGTCGACACCGGATGCACGAAGGACGGCAGGTAAAGGAAGGTCAGCACAACCGGGATCAACGCCAGCACGGCGGCCACGACGATGCCGCGCCGAACCCAGCGCCTGAGATTGCGGCGGTTCACGCCGCGCGATCTCGTCGCCATGTCCAGCTTTTCGGTTTCATGATCGACGATCGGTTCCGCCAAGCCGCCCAACCCGTGCCAGAGAGCTTGTTTCGAAACCCGCTCCTGTGAGTCACATGACGGTGTTTTCGAGAACCGGAGCGGAGCGTACATTTGAGTACGTGAGCACCGGAAGCACAGAAAACGCCTTCAGATGACCGCAGGAGTAGAGTTTCCAAACGGGCTCTTACTGCTCCGGCATAATGGCGCTTGCCTTCTTGCGCAACGTCTGAGTGTCGGCTACCGCTCCCGGCCATGACGAATGACGACGAAATGGCGTTCGAAATGGCGCTCATCAGGCGGGCGGCGGCCGTCGAGGTGCTGCTGCGGCGGTTGCTCGACGATCGCCCGCTTTCGGGCGAGATCGCGCGACCCGACCGGCTGATGGCGGCGATGCGCCATGGCGTGCTGAACGGCGGCAAGCGGCTGCGCCCGTTCCTAGTCATGGAAAGTGCCGCCCTTTTCTCCGCCGATGGCGAAGCAGCACTTCGCGTCGCGGCGGCCCTCGAATGTGTGCATTGCTATTCGCTGATCCATGATGATTTGCCAGCGATGGACGATGACGATCTGCGCCGCGGCCAGCCGACCGTGCACAGGGCCTTCGACGAGGCGACCGCGATCCTGGCCGGCGACGCCTTGCTGACTCTGGCCTTCGACATCATCGCCGGCGAAGCGACCGTATTGCCGGCCGAGCGGCGGGCGGCCCTGGTGCTGGCGCTTGCCCGTGCGGCCGGAGCCGGCGGCATGGTCGGTGGCCAGAAACTCGACCTCGAAGCCGAACAGACACCGCCCGACGAGGCCGGTATCATAACGCTGCAGGCGATGAAGACCGGCGCACTGATCCGCTTCGCCTGCGAAGCCGGCGCCATCATCGCCGGCGCTTCGGCGGAAGACCGCGAGCGGTTGGCCGAATTCGGCTCGGCGGTCGGCCTTGCCTTCCAGCTTGCCGACGACCTGCTCGACCTGACCGCCGACGCCAGCCAGATGGGCAAGGCGACCGGCAAGGACGCCGCCGCCGGCAAAGGAACGCTGGTGGCGCTGCACGGCGCGCCCTGGGCGCTCCGACAGCTGAAGGGCCTCGTCTACCAGGCCCACGCGCTGCTCGAGCCCTATGGCGAACAGGCGGCGCTGCTGAGGCAGGCGGCAAACTTCGTGGCGGATCGCAACAGCTGAGTTTGGCATTTGGAAATCGCCTGCCTGGCAGGGCAGGCAGGACTATCCCCGCCCTGCGCCATTCGCCACGACATACACCGAATAGAGCGACTGCCGCGCCGTGATGAACAGGCGGTTGCGTTTCGGGCCGCCGAAGGTGAGGTTCGCCACCGTCTCCGGAATGCGGATCTTGCCGATCAGCGTGCCGTCGGGGTCGAAGCAATGGACGCCATCGCCGGCGCCAGCCCAGACGCGGCCAGCCGTATCCACCCTGAATCCGTCGAACAGGCCAGCCGTGCAGGTCGCGAAGACGCCGAGTTCGTTGAGCGCGGCACCCTCGACAGCGAACTTGCGTATGTGCCGCGCCCATCCTTCTGGTGTGTTACGCCGGTGTCGCCGACATACAGGATGGTTTCGTCCGGCGAGAAGGCGAGACCGTTGGGTTTCGCCATCGTCGAGACGACGCGTGTCACCGCGCCCGTTGCAGGGTCGGCGCGGTAAACGTGGCAGCCCTCGATCTCCTGCTCGGCGCGGTCGCCCTCATAGTCCGTCGCGATGCCATAGGGCGGATCGGTAAACCACACCGTGCCGTCCGAGTGAACCACCACATCGTTGGGCGAATTCAGCCGCTTGCCCTCGAAGCGGTCGGCGATCACCGCGATCGACCCGTCATGCTCGGTGCGGGTGACGCGCCGCGCGCGGTGCTCGCAGGTGACCAGCCGCCCTTCAGTGTCGACTGTGTTGCCGTTGGCGTTGTTCGCCGGCGCGCGAAAAACCGAGACCATGCCGCTGGTGTCGTCATAGCGCATGATGCGGTCGTCCGGGATGTCCGAAAACACCAGATACCGCCCGGCTGCGAACCATGCCGGACCCTCCAGCCAGCGCCCGCCCGTCCACAGCCGTTCGACGGCGACATGGCCGACGAAGCAGCGCTCGAACCGCTCGTCGAGAACCTCGAAGCCTGCGCCTTCAATGTCTCCGAACATGCCTTGTCCTCCACGAAGCCGGCCTATCGATAGCCTTCGCGGCGAGCCATTTTCAAGACTTGACCTGCAAAAATGTTAGCGATAACATCGTTGCCAATTCAGTCCGTTTGTTTGGCTTGGGAGGGCCATAGATGCGGCCCAAGCTCATCGAATTCATCGACATCTCCAAGCGCTTCGGCGGCACCCTGGCGTTGAAGTCGGTCTCGCTCGACATCCACGAGGGCGAGGTCGTGGCGCTGCTGGGCGAGAACGGCGCCGGCAAGTCGACGCTGATCAAGACGCTGGCAGGCATTTACAAGCGCGACCAGGGAACAATCCGCTTTCGCGGCGAGGACTATCACCACCGCCCGCCGCGCCCCAACCAGCCCCAGAAGGTCGCCTTCATCCATCAGGATCTCGGCCTCATCGAATGGATGACGGTGGCCGAGAATGTCGGCATGGCGCAGGGTTTTTCGCGCCGCTCGGGCTTGATCGACTGGCGCGACACCGAGCGTCGTGCCGAGAGCGCCCTGGCACTGGTCGGCTGCGCCTTCGATCCGGCGACGCGCGTCCAGGATCTTTCGCGCACCGAGAAATCGCTGGTGGCCATCGCCCGCGCGCTCGCCACCGAAGCCGACGTGCTGGTGCTCGACGAGCCGACGGCAAGCCTGCCGGCAGATGAGGTCGAACGCCTGTTCCAGGCGCTGCGGCCGTTGCGCGAGCGCGGCGTCGGCATGATCTATGTCTCGCACCGCCTGGACGAAGTGTTCCGCATCGCCGACCGTGTCGCCGTAATGCGCGACGGCCGCATGGTGGCGGTCAAGCCGGTTGCCGAGACGACGCCGCAGGAACTGGTCGATCTCATCGTCGGCCGCCCGGCGCATCAGATGTTCGCCAAGTCGCGCTGGCAGGATGGACCGGAGCGGCTGAAGGTCGAGGATCTGCGCTGCGGCAGCGTCGGTCCGGTCCGCTTCGAGGCGCGATCGGGTGAGCTGCTCGGCCTGGTCGGCTTGCGCGGTGCAGGACAGGAAGCCGTCGGCCGCGCGCTGTTCGGCGCCGAGCCTTTCGAGGGCATTGTCTCACTAGACGGCAAACGCCTCGATTTGTCCTCGGTCGGTGCAGCCCTTGCCGCCGGCGTCGGTCTGATCGCGCGCGACCGCACCGAGGAGTCGGTGGCGCTGTCGCTGTCCGTGCGCGAGAACATGTATCTCAACCCGTCGGCGGTCGGCCGCGGACTTTTCTCCTTCATGAAGCCGGCGCGGGAGAGCGAGCTGACGCAGGAGCTCGGCGCGCGGCTCGGCCTGAGGCCAAACGACCCGCATCTGCCGATCGAGGCGCTCTCCGGCGGCAACCAGCAGAAGGTGGTCGTCGGCCGCTGGCTGGCGACGGGCCGCAAGCTGCTGATCGCCGAGGATCCGACGGCGGGTGTCGATGTCGGCGCCAAGGCCGAAATCTACCGGCTGATCGCGGCGGCCGTCGAGGCCGGGCTGGCGGTCATCGTCGTGTCCACGGATTTCGAGGAGGTCGCCCATATCTGCCATCGCGCCCTTGTCTTTTCGCATAACCGCATCGTGCGCGAACTGGCGGGCGATGCCTTGACGACGGCGGCGCTCATCCACGCCGCCTCCGTGTCCGAAGCCGCCTGAGGAGGATCCATGAACTCGATCAAATCGACTGCGCTGGAGCCGACCCGCTCGGAACTCTCCGGGCTGAGCTTTGGCCAGAAGGCGGCGCGCTATCTGCCGGTCTACGGCCTGCCGATCCTGACGTTGCTGCTCATCCTGCTGTTCTCGCTGCTCCTGCCGCGCACTTTCCCGACGCTGCTCAATCTGCGCTCGATCATCTCCGACAAGGCGATCATCGCCCTGCTCTCGCTGGCAGCGATGATCCCCATGGCCTCCGGCCGCATCGACCTGACGGTCGGCTACGGCATCGTGCTATGGCATATCCTGGCCATCAGCCTGCAGACCGCCTTCGGTGTTCCCTGGCCGATCGCGGTACTTATCGTGATCCTGCTCGGCGTCGTGACCGGCTTCATCAACGGCCTGCTGGTCGAGGTCGCGCGCATCGATTCCTTCATCGCCACGCTCGGCACCGGCACCGTGCTCTATGCCTTGGCCATGTGGTACACGGGCGGCCGCCAGGTCGTTGGCATGCTTCCCGACGGCTTCCTCGCCCTCAACGGCACGATGCTGTTCGGCCTGCCGATCACCGGCTACTACGTGATCGTCCTGGCGCTGGCGATGTGGCTTGTGCTCGAATACATGCCGATCGGCCGCTACCTCTACGCCATCGGCGCCAATCCCAAGGCCGCCGCGCTCAACGGCATACCGGTGCAGAAATTCGTCATGGGCGCCTTCATTGCTTCGGGCGCGCTGACGGCGCTGGGCGGCGTGCTTCTCGCCTCCAAGCTGCGGATCGGCCAGGCCAGCGTCGGCCTCGAATATCTGCTGCCGGCACTGGTCGGCGCCTTCCTCGGATCGACCACCATCAAGCCCGGCCGCGTCAATGTCTGGGGCACGATCATCGGCGTCGTCATCCTCGCCGCCGGCATTTCCGGCATCCAGCAGTTCGGCGGCTCGTTCTGGGTCGAGCCGCTGTTCAACGGCGTCACCTTGCTCGTCGCCATCGGCATTGCCGGCTACGCGCAGCGCCGCCGCGGCGCGGTCGTGCCGCCCCCAGCCGCCAGCCAACCAACAAAGACAAATGACAATGCTTAATGGGAGAAGAAACATGCATCGCAGAACAGTCCTTCAGCTCGGCGTCGCCTGCCTGGCGCTTGGCATCGCCTCGACCGCGCTGGCCGACCCGATGGCCGACGCCAAGGCCGTCGTCGACAAATACGCCAGCAAGGTCGACAAATGGGACGGCCCGACGACCGGACCGAAAGGCGCTGCCGGCAAGACCATCGTGGTGCTTGGCGCCGACATGAAGAACGGCGGCATCCTGGGCGTCACCAAGGGTGTCGAGGAGGCAGCGGCGGCCCTTGGCTGGACGGTCAAGACGCTTGACGGCGCCGGCTCCATCGGTGGCCGCACGGCGGCCTTCGGCCAGGCGCTGGCGCTCAACCCCGATGGCATCATCATCAACGGCTTCGACGCCGTCGAGCAGAAGCCGGCAATGGAGCAGGCGAAAGCGGCCAAGATCCCGATGGCGGCGTGGCATGCGGCACCGACGGTCGGCCCGATCGACGATCTCGGCATCATCGCCAACGTCTCGACCGATCCGATGGAAGTGTCGAAGGCGGCAGCCGACTGGGCCTTTGTCGACGCCAAGGGCAAGCCTGGCGTCATCATCTTCACCGATTCCACCTACCAGATCGCCATCGCCAAGGCGGACCGGATGAAGAAGGAGATCGAGGATCTCGGCGGCAAGGTGCTCGAATATGTCGACACGCCGATCGCCGAAACCTCGCAGCGCATGCCGCAGCTCACCACCTCGCTGCTGCAGAAATACGGCGACGCCTGGACCCATTCGCTGGCCATCAACGATCTCTATTTCGACTTCATGGGCCCGTCGCTGGCGGCCGCCGGCAAATCCGGCACCGACGCGCCGATCAACGTGGCGGCGGGCGACGGTTCCGAATCCGCCTACCAGCGCATCCGCTCCAGCCAGTTCCAGAAGGTGACGGTGGCAGAGCCGCTGAACCTGCAGGGCTGGCAGCTCGTCGACGAGCTCAACCGCGCCATGGCCGGCGAGAAATGGTCGGGCTACATCTCGCCGCTGCATGTGGTGACGTCGGACAATGTCGAATTCGACGGCGGCCCGGACAACCGCTTCGACCCGGGCAACGGCTACCGCGACCAATACAAGAAGATCTGGGGCAAGTAAGCTCGGCCGCAAAGGCCACCAGAAGACGGCTGGCGCTCATCGCGCTGGCCGTTTTCTTTTGGAAACCGTCAAGCCGTGTGACGCACGATCACCTTGGGCGTCATGCCGACCACCACCCGGTCATCGGCAGCGCGGCGATCGTTGAGCAGGTCGAGCACCAGCTCGGCCACCCTGACACCGATCTCATGCGCGCCGACATCGATCGTGGTGATCGAAGGCACCGACTGCTCGGCGAGGTCATAGGCGCCGAAGCCGGCGATTGCGACATCGTCGGGAACGCGGATGCCGCGCCGCACGCATTCCATCAGCGCGCCGAAAGCCGAAAGGTCCGACACGCACATCACCGCCTGCGTGTCCGGCCAGCGTGAGATCATCTCGACCATGGCGATGGCGCCCTCGCGCATCGATATCGGCGGCACGCCCGACGCGATGACGCGCGAGGCGTCGAGGCCCCTATCCTGCAGCGCCGCGACAAAGCCGCGCCGGCGATCGAGGCCGCGCGTGTCGCGCGACGTGTCGCCGCCGATGAAGCCGAGCCTCGAATAGCCGCGTGCGACGAAATGGTCGACCATCAGCCGCCCGGCTTCGGCGTTGGAGAAGCCGACGACATGGCCGATCGGATCGTCCGGCAGATCCCAGGTCTCCACCACCGGCACGCCGGCATTCTCCAGCATCTTGCGGCAGCGCGGCGTATGCCGGCCGCCGGTGACGATGATCGCTTCCGGCCGCCGCCGGAGCAACTGGCCGACCAGGCGCTCCTCCTCCTCGACATTGTAGTCGGTGAAGCCGAGCAGGATTTCCAGCCCGCTGTCGCGCAGGCCCTCGGTCATACCGCGCACCGTGTCGGCGAAATTGGCGTTGTTGATCGACGGGATCGTCACCGCGACGAAACCGGACCGGCGCGACGACAGGTTGGCGGCGATGCTGTCGAAGACATAGCCGAGCTCGTCCGCCGCCCTAATGATCCGGTCGCGCGTGTCGGCGCTGATGGAGGTATCGCGTTTGAAGGCGCGCGACACGGTCATTGTCGAGACGTTGGCGCGATGCGCGACATCGGCCATGGTCGGGCGTTTTGACGAAGGCTGCATGGCCATACGTTATCGATATCACTGCGGAATGCAACGCGCCGCCAAGGCTCACGAGAAGGCGATCTGAACCTTCATCGCCTGGCTGCGGTCGTTGGCGAGTTCGAAGCCGGACAAGGCCTCCTCGCAGGCCACGGTGTGGGTGATCAGCGGCTTCACGTCGATCAGTCCCTTGCGCATCAGCTCAACGCCCACGGCGAATTCCGGATGGAAGCGGAACGACCCGTTGATCGACAGTTCCTTGGTGGTGACCGCCGACATCGGCAGGGCCATCTCGGCGCCGCCGAGGCCGAGCTGGACGATGGTGCCGCGCGGGCGCAGCGCCGCGATGCCCTGCGCCAACGCCGCGGCGGCCCCCGAGCATTCATAGAGGATGTCGAACGTCCCCTTGTCGGCGAGATAGGGGGCCAGCCCATCCGGATCGGTGCGTGTGTTGATCGTCTTGTCAGCCCCGGCCCGCATCGCCATCGACAAGGTGAAATCGGCGATGTCGACGGCGACGATCTCGGCGGCGCCCGCACGCCGCGCGCTGAGGATCGACAACAGGCCGATCGGCCCGCAGCCGGTCACCAGCACCCGCTTGCCCAGCATCTCGCCGGCCCGGCGCGTCGCGTGGAGACAGACCGCCAGCGGCTCGGCCATTGCCGCCTCGCCAGCGCTCAACCCGTCCGCCGGCACGCATTGCAGCGCGTCCGCCACCAGCATTTCGCGGAACGCGCCCTGTATGTGCGGGAATGGCATGGCGCTGCCGTAGAAGCGCATGTTGAGGCACTGGTTGTGCATCCCTTCGCGGCAGTACCGGCAGCTGTAGCAGGGCCGCGACGGCGAGACCGCGACCAGTTGGCCAGGCTGCAGCCCGCTGACGCCGGGCCCAAGCTTTTCGACGACGCCGGAGACCTCGTGGCCGAGAATCATCGGCTCCTTCAGCCGCACCGTTCCGAAGCCGCCATGATTGTAATAGTGCAGGTCGCTGCCGCAGATGCCGCCGGCGGCGAGACGCAGCAGCACCTGGCCCGGACCCGGCTCTTCGACCGGACGGTCCTCGATGCGCAGGTCCTTGGCGGCATGGATGACGATCGACTTCATGGCAGGTGAGCTCCTCGGGCGATTCCAGGAAGGCTGTGCAGCGATTCCCTTCGGAGTTGAAATCTAAGAGTTAAAGCACCGGCGTGAGCAGCGGCTGGCCGGCAAAATGGGCGGCGAGGTTGTCGCGCACAAGCTTACCCATGGCCTTGCGCGTTTCGACGGTGCCCGACGCATGGTGCGGCTGCAGCAGCACATTGTCGAGCGCCAGGAAGCGCGGATTGAGCTTGGGCTCGCCTTCGAACACATCGAGCGCGGCGCAACCGAGTGTCTTGTTCTCGAGCGCGTCGAGCAGCGCATCCTCATCGATGTTGGAAGCGCGCGAAATGTTGATCAGCATGCCGTCCTCGCCAAGCGCCGCGATCACATCGCTGTTGACGATGTGGCGCGTCGCGGGCGACGCGGCAAGCGTCACGAACAGGAAATCCGAGCGCTCGGCCAGCTTGACCGGGTCGGCGACGAACGCCCAGTTCGACGCGAAATCCTTGCGTGTGGGGCTGCTGTACGCAATGTCCATGCCGAAGCCGGCGAGGCGTTTGGCCACCTCGTGACCGATGCGGCCAAGACCAAGCACGCCAGCCCGCCGGCCCCAGACGCGGCGCTGCAGCGGGTACAGCCCCTTGGCCGCCCAACTGCCGTCGTGCACCCAACGCTGCGCGCCCACCACGCCACGCGAGAGGGCAAGCATCATGGCGATCCCGAGATCGGCGACGTCGCCGGTCAACACATCGGGCGTGTTGGTGACACGCACGCCCCGTTCCCGGCATGCCGCGAGGTCCACCGCGTCGAAACCGACGCCATAGACGCTCACGACCTCGAGCGAAGGACAGGCCGCGATCATGGCCCGGCTGGCGCCGAGTTCGCCGCGCGTGGCGATGGCGCGTATGCGCGGCCCAACCTCTGCAAGGAAGGACGGCTTGTCGAGCGCGTCGAAATAACGGTGGACAACAAAGGCCTGGTTGAGTGGCTCCTCGTCCCACGCTGGATAAGGTCCAATCTGAAGGATGTGAGGCCGCTGCATCGGTTTTCGCTCCAATTGACTTGACAGCAATGTTATCGATAACATAACAACATTCAACGACGAGAGGCAATCGGGAAAATGTCGTCCACTCTGTTCGATCTCACGCGGCGCACGGCGCTCGTTACCGGCTCCTCTCAAGGCATCGGATTTGCGTTGGCCGAGGGCCTGGCCGGGGCTGGCGCCAGCGTGGTCCTCAATGGCCGCGACGCGACAAAGCTCGCGGCGGCGGCGGCACGGATACCAGGGGCACGAACACTCGTCTTCGACGCAACCGACCATGAAGCGGTGCGCTCCGCCATTGACGGTTTCGAGCTCTCCGGCGGGCAGATCGATATACTGGTGAACAATGCCGGCATGCAGTTTCGCGCGCCGCTCGAGGACTTTCCCGCCGATGCGTTCGAGCGCCTGCTGCAGACCAACGTCGCCAGCGTCTTCCATGTCGGCCAGGCGGTCGGACGCCACATGATCGGCGCGCCGCGCAAGATCATCAACATCGCCAGTGTGCAGACCGCACTCGCCCGCCCGGGAATCGCACCCTACACGGCGACGAAAGGCGCGGTCGGCAACCTGACCAAGGGCATGGCGACCGACTGGGCCAAGCATGGCTTGCAATGCAACGCCATTGCACCGGGCTATTTCGACACACCGCTCAATGCTGCCCTTGTCGCCGACCCGGCCTTCAGTTCATGGCTCGAAAAGCGCACACCGGCCGGCCGCTGGGGCAGGGTCGAAGAACTGGTCGGGGCCTGCGTCTTCCTCGCCTCCGACGCGTCCTCCTTTGTCAACGGACATATCCTCTATGTCGATGGCGGCATCACAGCGTCGATCTGATCCGCCGCGCCGCATGGTCATCATGGGCGTTGCGGGATCGGGCAAGACAACGATCGGTGAGGCACTCGCCCGCGCGATCTCGGCGACCTATGTCGATGGCGACCAGCTGCATCCGGAGGCCAACATTGCCAAGATGAGCGCCGGCACTCCGCTTGTCGACGCCGACAGGTGGCCGTGGCTGGCAAAGGTCGGCGAAACCCTGAGGCCAGGCACGATGCCCGTCATCGTCGGCTGCTCGGCGTTGAAGCGCGCCTATCGCGATTTCATCACCGAACAGGCCGGAGCGCCGGTGCTGTTCATCTATCTCGACGGTTCGCACGAACTGATTTCCCGTCGCATGCGCGAACGCACCGGCCACTTCATGCCGACCAGCCTGCTCGACAGCCAGTTCGCGACGCTGGAGGTGCCAAGCAAGGACGAGAACGCGATCAGGGTGGCGATCGACGCGCCGCTCGAGGAGATTGTCGCGGACATAACAACGAAATTCGAGGAGCGGCCGTCATGACCAACAACGTCGCATTGATCGGCGCCGGCGCCATGGGCGGGGCGATCGGCGAGCGCCTGCTCGCCACCGGCAATCGCCTCGCCGTGTTCGATCTCGACAAGGTCAAGGTCGAGGCGCTGGTCGCCAAGGGCGCGACCGCCATGGCGAGTGCGGCCGCGCCGCCGGCGCGTCCGACTACGTCATCCTCAGCCTCAATTCGGCGGCGATCGTGCGCCGCGCGGTGTTCGGTGACGGCGGCGTGGCGGCTGGAGCGAAGCCCGGCACGCTGATCATCGACATGTCGTCCATCGACCCCGATGCGACGCGCCAGCTCGCCGCCGACGCAAGCGAGAAGGGTTTGCGCTGGGTCGACAGCCCGCTCTCAGGCGGCGCGCCGAAGGCGTTGATCGGCGAGTTGACACTGATGGCCGGCGGCGAAGAGGATGACGTCGAGGATGCCCACAATGTACTGCGCGACGTCGCGGCCAATTACACCCATATGGGCCCGGCCGGCACCGGCCAGACGACCAAGCTGATCAACCAGGTGCTGTGCGCGCTGAACTTCATGGCCGTGGCGGAAGCGACGCGGCTGGCGCTGGACGCCGGCGTCGACGTGCTGAAGATCCCGCAGGCGTTGAAGGGCGGCCGCGCCGACAGCGCCATCCTGCAGGAATACCTGCCGCGCTTCGCCACCCGCGACTACCGGCGCACGGGCCGCATCGACAATATGGTCAAGGATCTCAATGCCGCGCAGGATCTGGCGCGGCGCACGCATACGGCGATGCCGCTGACGGCCGTCTGCGCCGAAGTGCACAGGCTGCTGACGGCTGCTGGACTGGGCGGCGAGGATCAGGCCGCATTGATGGAATTCTTCCAACGCAACAACGATCAGGAGAACCGGACATGATCACGCGCTATGCGCTGTTTGAAGGCAAGGTGAAGGACGGGCAGACCCTGGCATTCCGCCAGGCTGTCCTCGAGACCGTCCTGCCGAAGTGGAAGGCGTTTCCCGGCGCGCTCGACGTGCGCGTCAGTTTCGCCGAAAAGCGTGACGACGGCGCACCGGAATTCCCGCTAATCCTGGCGATCAACTACCGCGACATGGCGGCCGTCGACGCGGCCCTTGCCAGCCCCGTCCGCGCTGAATCGC is a genomic window of Mesorhizobium huakuii containing:
- a CDS encoding gluconokinase, translated to MSMAASQRRSDPPRRMVIMGVAGSGKTTIGEALARAISATYVDGDQLHPEANIAKMSAGTPLVDADRWPWLAKVGETLRPGTMPVIVGCSALKRAYRDFITEQAGAPVLFIYLDGSHELISRRMRERTGHFMPTSLLDSQFATLEVPSKDENAIRVAIDAPLEEIVADITTKFEERPS